GTTTCGCTATATTTGTATTCTCTTGAACGCCAGAGAACAAGTATTTACCTGGACCAAATGCATACACGTTCACATCTTCCCCTGTATGTCCACCCGTTGTCCAGCCTGTAACCGAGCGCTTATTGAAAATATCTTCAATTGCATTATCAATCTTTGTTACATCTTTTGACGGAGCTATATCATTTACAGCTTGAATTTCTTCTGGAGTTAATTGTAAATCAATATACTTTTTCAATGTTTCTTCTACATTTGCACCTTTTGCAATCTCATTTGCCATAAAGTCTGGTGTGCGCTTTGCAGCTTTAATTGGTTCTACTTTAAAGTTATACTCGCCATTGGCACCTAAAGATAAGCCACCAGTAGCGTGATCTGCCGTTGCAACAACTAACGTATTTTTATCTTTTTTCGCAAACTCAATCGCTGCTTTGAAAGCTTTTTCGAAGTCTTCCATTTCACTCATTGCACCAACAATATCATTATCATGTCCAGCCCAGTCGATTTGACTTCCTTCCACCATTAAGAAGAAACCATTTTTATTTTTGTTCAAACGCTCAATTGCTGCATTAGTCATTTCTTCTAATGAAGGTGTTTTTTCATTACGGTCAATCATTTTATCTAATCCACCTGGTGCAAATAAACCAAGAATTTGATCATTTTTATCATTTAACAATTGATCTCTATCCGTTACATAGCTATAACCAGATTTCTTAAACTCTTCTGTAAGATTACGATCTTTTCTAACAAAGTTCTTTACGCCGCCGCCAAGCATAACATCTACCTTATGCTTCCCTTTAATTTTCTCATCAAAATAATCATTTGCAATTGCGTCCATATTTTTACGGCTAATGTCATGCGCACCGAAAGCAGCTGGTGTTGCATGTGTAATTTCAGAAGTTGCAACGAGTCCCGTTGATTTCCCTTTTTCTTTCGCTTGCTCAAGAACTGTTTTCACTTCCGCTTTATCATTATCAACTGCAATTGCAGCATTATATGTTTTAATCCCTGCTGACATAGCTGTTGCTGCCGATGCAGAGTCTGTAATATTTTCATGTTCATCTTCTGGGTATGTTTTTTGTGTTCCTACAAGATGCTTATCAAATTCTGTAGATTCCATTTCAAAGGTTTTCGGATTATCTTTCATATAACGGTGAGCCGTCATATATGAAGGGCCCATACCATCCCCAATTAATACGATAACATTTTTAATCTTTGCATTGCTTCCGTTCTCATCTGCATTAACCTCACTAGAACGAGTAAAATTCCATGTTGCTACCGAAGTAACTGCTAATGATGCCACAACTGCTAATGGCCATGCTTTTTTCACAAACTTTTTCACTGTCTTGTCCCCCTAATTAGGTTATTCATTTCCCACTATCAAATTTAATGGAAGACTATTAAGAGAAAATTAGCTGTATGTAAATTTTTTGTTAACTTATGTAAATATCAGTTATAATTTGTATAACTTTGTCTTTTGGTATCAATCATCCCGCCCTTTACAATTTAAATATAAACAAGTTGGATTTCATTTATTAACCTAAATCTCTTTTTTACATTTTGACTCTATTTTTATGAAAATAAATAGAAATGCGGTGAGCCTTTATGAAAATAGTAAAGCTAAATGAGTCTTTTATTTTTGAATTACTTAATCTTTGCAAATCTGTTGGATGGTTACACGATGAAATTTTTATGAAAAAACAATTCGAAATGTATCTTTCTATCGGCACACTTGTAGGTTACATTCATGAAAACAAACTCATTGCGACTGGAGGAGTATTTCCCTTTACACGTAACTTCGCTTCCATTGGTATGTTAATCGTTCACCCTAATTTTCAAGAACGAGGAATAGGGCGCATGTTGCTAAATCATTGCTTGGAACAAATTCATCCAAAACAACCCATTGCACTTATTGCGACAAAAGCTGGCGAACCTCTATACACATCATGCGGATTTCAAACAGCAACAAAGATTCATCGTTTTGAAAAGCAAACTATTAAGACGGACCCTTCTCACTTACAAGAAGTACAAGAAGAAGACCTTATATCTCTTACTTCTCTCGATCAAATTGCAACTGGTATGAATCGTTCTCTACTTTACTCTTTGCTACTACCAAGGGCCGTACACTCTTTTAAAATTGAAAGAAATAACTGTATAGAAGCTTTTTCATTATGCATACAAAAGGGCAATATATTATGTATCAATCCACTTATCGCCAAGCAAGAAAAAGATGCTATTCAATTATTAAAAAAGATATGTGAATGTTGGAATGGTATAGTACGAATTGATGTCCCACACTCACAATTTACATTTCGTAAATTTCTTCAAACAGAAAATTTCCAAGAAACGCTCCTTTCACCGCTTATGATAAAAAATGGTAGCCGACTTCCTGGAAATCGTAATATGCTATTTGCTATGATAGATACAGCGTTATGTTAGAAAGGAGACACCTAATTGAAGCGATTTAGCTATTTTATGGTAGGTTGTCTTACTCTTACACTATTAGTAGGATGTAGTGCAACAGAAAAGCCAGTAGAACAAGTAAAGCAAGTGAAAAATACAATTACAGCGAAACTAGCTACCGAGGAAAAAATGGTAGAAATAGATGGTCAAACCATTTACTTTAAAAAAATTGGTAATGAAAAACCACCTTTACTTATGATTCATGGCTTTGGAGGGTCATCAGATGGTTTTCAAAAGATTTACTCCGATTTAGCAAAAGATCATACAATTATTTCTGTAGATGCTTTAGGATTCGGGCGCTCATCTAAACCAATGGATTTTTATTATTCTTTTCCAACTCATGCAAATTTGTATTATAAATTAATGAAAAAACTAGGGTATGATTCATTCGCAATACTGGGTCATTCCATGGGGGGAGAAATTTCTCTAAATTTAACATATTTATATCCTGAAGCAGTTACTCACCTTATTTTAACTGATGCTACAGGTGGCCCTCATACAT
This genomic interval from Bacillus thuringiensis contains the following:
- a CDS encoding GNAT family N-acetyltransferase, with the translated sequence MKIVKLNESFIFELLNLCKSVGWLHDEIFMKKQFEMYLSIGTLVGYIHENKLIATGGVFPFTRNFASIGMLIVHPNFQERGIGRMLLNHCLEQIHPKQPIALIATKAGEPLYTSCGFQTATKIHRFEKQTIKTDPSHLQEVQEEDLISLTSLDQIATGMNRSLLYSLLLPRAVHSFKIERNNCIEAFSLCIQKGNILCINPLIAKQEKDAIQLLKKICECWNGIVRIDVPHSQFTFRKFLQTENFQETLLSPLMIKNGSRLPGNRNMLFAMIDTALC
- a CDS encoding alkaline phosphatase is translated as MKKFVKKAWPLAVVASLAVTSVATWNFTRSSEVNADENGSNAKIKNVIVLIGDGMGPSYMTAHRYMKDNPKTFEMESTEFDKHLVGTQKTYPEDEHENITDSASAATAMSAGIKTYNAAIAVDNDKAEVKTVLEQAKEKGKSTGLVATSEITHATPAAFGAHDISRKNMDAIANDYFDEKIKGKHKVDVMLGGGVKNFVRKDRNLTEEFKKSGYSYVTDRDQLLNDKNDQILGLFAPGGLDKMIDRNEKTPSLEEMTNAAIERLNKNKNGFFLMVEGSQIDWAGHDNDIVGAMSEMEDFEKAFKAAIEFAKKDKNTLVVATADHATGGLSLGANGEYNFKVEPIKAAKRTPDFMANEIAKGANVEETLKKYIDLQLTPEEIQAVNDIAPSKDVTKIDNAIEDIFNKRSVTGWTTGGHTGEDVNVYAFGPGKYLFSGVQENTNIAKRVFDIVGGGDPNKGRR
- a CDS encoding alpha/beta fold hydrolase gives rise to the protein MKRFSYFMVGCLTLTLLVGCSATEKPVEQVKQVKNTITAKLATEEKMVEIDGQTIYFKKIGNEKPPLLMIHGFGGSSDGFQKIYSDLAKDHTIISVDALGFGRSSKPMDFYYSFPTHANLYYKLMKKLGYDSFAILGHSMGGEISLNLTYLYPEAVTHLILTDATGGPHTFVNKQGSPKPQLSTDLNAVSSIADYDESKVKFKRNDEEHYNKMKLWPRRLKINANEMKQPTLIIWGRNDSSVSWKEGETYHQFLNNSTFHIIEKGYHAPFRQEPQEFVGYVKEFFKNNPIQSEK